Proteins encoded together in one Cicer arietinum cultivar CDC Frontier isolate Library 1 chromosome 4, Cicar.CDCFrontier_v2.0, whole genome shotgun sequence window:
- the LOC101497067 gene encoding probable terpene synthase 2 yields the protein MPAVASFDPHSKSDLPRNVADYPPTVWGDFFLQYASESMELDQNIVAEIDYLKNEVRNLLATKNEMPMAKVNLIDSICRLGVSYHFEHEIDEMLQLIHMTYIENGQITLEDNIHSLTVLFRVLRQRGLYVSPDVFKKFKNEQGNFSERLITDVEGMLSLFEASHMMIHGEEILEEALAFTSTHLESISTQLSPSLAAQVKHSLTQSLRRNLPRLEARRYISIYEQNTSHNVILLRLAKLDFNMLQSLHQMEFGNICKWSKELGITKKLPFARDRIVECCFWSMSVYFEPQYSQARKMMSKVIAHLSFIDDTYDSYGTVDELELFTKAVERWDISCLDDLPNYMKILYKSLLNVYEEIEQEMRKEERIYTLNYFVKDFKKIVQAYMTEARWLDNNYVPTIDEYMSISKITSGYPVLSTTSYIGMGDIATEDIFNWVTNMPKIVNGAALVCRLNDEIVSNEFEQKRGHVCSFLECYMRQYNTDREAAIQECQKGVENAWKDMNEDCLTQTKVPLPLLTSVLNLTRFIEVYYKDKDNYTHSEGLMKTHIKALLVDPVPI from the exons ATGCCTGCTGTAGCTAGCTTCGATCCTCATTCAAAATCTGACTTGCCTAGAAATGTTGCTGATTATCCACCTACCGTTTGGGGTGATTTCTTCCTTCAATATGCTTCGGAATCTATG GAACTCGATCAGAATATCGTGGCagaaattgattatttaaaaaacgaAGTGAGAAACTTGCTAGCCACAAAGAATGAGATGCCCATGGCCAAAGTCAACTTAATCGATTCAATATGTCGTTTGGGTGTCAGCTATCATTTTGAGCATGAGATCGACGAAATGTTGCAACTTATTCACATGACTTATATTGAAAATGGACAAATAACTCTTGAAGATAATATTCATTCTCTTACCGTGTTATTTAGAGTATTAAGACAACGAGGACTTTACGTATCACCTG atgtgttcaaaaaattcaaaaacgaGCAAGGAAACTTTAGTGAAAGACTCATCACAGATGTGGAGGGGATGCTAAGCTTGTTCGAAGCCTCGCATATGATGATTCACGGAGAGGAAATTTTGGAAGAGGCATTGGCTTTCACGTCTACTCACCTTGAGTCCATTTCCACTCAATTGAGTCCTTCTCTTGCAGCACAAGTCAAACATAGCTTAACACAATCTCTTCGCAGAAACTTGCCTAGACTAGAGGCACGACGCTACATTTCCATATACGAGCAAAATACTTCCCATAATGTAATTCTACTCAGGTTGGCAAAATTGGATTTTAATATGCTCCAAAGCCTACATCAAATGGAGTTTGGAAATATTTGCAA ATGGTCGAAGGAGTTGGGCATTACTAAAAAACTACCATTTGCACGAGATAGAATAGTAGAATGTTGCTTTTGGAGTATGTCAGTATACTTTGAACCCCAATATTCTCAAGCAAGAAAAATGATGTCAAAAGTAATCGCTCACCTATCATTTATTGATGATACATACGACTCTTACGGAACTGTTGATGAGTTGGAACTATTTACCAAGGCTGTTGAAAG GTGGGATATTAGTTGTTTGGATGATCTTCCAAATTACATGAAGATACTTTACAAGTCTCTCTTAAATGTTTATGAGGAAATAGAGCAAGAAATGAGGAAAGAAGAAAGAATATATACCCTAAACTACTTTGTAAAAGAT TTCAAGAAAATAGTCCAAGCTTATATGACTGAGGCAAGATGGTTGGACAATAACTATGTACCAACAATAGATGAGTACATGTCCATATCAAAGATAACATCTGGTTATCCAGTGTTGTCTACAACTTCTTATATTGGCATGGGAGATATAGCCACGGAAGACATCTTCAATTGGGTCACTAATATGCCAAAAATTGTAAATGGTGCTGCTCTTGTTTGTAGGTTAAATGATGAAATTGTGTCCAATGag TTTGAACAGAAAAGAGGGCATGTTTGTTCATTTCTAGAATGCTATATGAGACAATATAATACTGATAGGGAAGCTGCCATTCAAGAATGTCAAAAAGGAGTTGAAAATGCATGGAAAGATATGAATGAGGATTGTCTTACGCAAACTAAAGTTCCATTGCCTCTTTTGACTTCCGTTCTCAACCTGACACGTTTTATTGAGGTTTATTACAAAGATAAAGATAATTACACGCATTCTGAAGGATTAATGAAGACACACATTAAAGCTTTACTTGTTGATCCAGTGCCAATTTGa